The genomic window CGGGTTTGCATTGTTGAAGACGCGGAAATGATGAACATCCCCACTGCGAATTCATTTCTTAAAACTCTTGAAGAACCGCCGAAAAACACCGTCATCATCCTGGTCACAAACCGTCTTTCGATGCTGTTGCCGACGATCCAATCCCGCTGCCAGCCCATCTATTTCAAACCCCTTACCAGAGGCGTGATCGAGCAACTTCTCAGAGATAAATTCGATGCCGAACACGCTCTTGCGCGAACCGCTTCCCGCATCGCCAACGGCAGCGTCAAAAATGCCGTGAGAATGCTGCAGGGAAGCGCAGGGGTGATTCGTGAGCTTGCTTTCGAGCTTTTCGATCTGGCATATCGGGATCAGGAATATGCCTTTCTCAATTTTTCACTTCGCATCCGCGAGCAGCTCAACGCCGCTTTTCTGGCTGATCTGATCTCCTGCGTCGCTTTTATTGTGAGCGACATCTGCATTTTCGGCAACAACCCGGAAGAGATCACCAACGTCGATAAATATGAGCTATACAAAGCATTGAAGCAGGACGAAGAAGCATTTTCCGAAGCCGCGCCGGAATTTCTCATCGCGCTTGAGGATCTGAAGCGCAAGATCGACGGCAACGTGAACCAATATCTCATCCTCGTGGGACTCTTTATGCGCTTCAGAAAACTATTTCGGGATACGCGCTGAGCCATGTCCCAAAAGAAGCTCCTGCGCAATATCGGCATGATGTCTTCTGCGGTTTTTATCAGCCGTATCGTTGGACTCCTGCGTGATACCGTGATGGCATATTTCTTTGGGACGACCTATCTAAACGACGCTTTCATCGTAGCATACAAGATCCCGAACCTACTGCGCGGACTGTTTGGCGAAGGAGCGCTTTCCGCAGCTTTTGTTCCCCTCTACAACGAGATCGGTATCAAACGCGGCAGGGAGGATCAGTATCGCTTTGCTTTGCAGGTGCTTTCCATCCTGTCTTTGGCGCTCATGATCCTCACTTTTTTCGGTGTCATTTTGGCGCCTTGGATCGTGCGG from Candidatus Cloacimonadaceae bacterium includes these protein-coding regions:
- a CDS encoding DNA polymerase III subunit delta'; the protein is MFRNIKGQDHALQILSTAIDNDRIAQAYLFHGMSGVGKFTTALYFGMALNCLSKNEFRPCGVCSSCHKFLCLDHPDFIYVFPTPNLQLTAEGEIKKKEVRVEYEAFFKNKIESPWLDFYFSSGTEIRKDSIAGLIRRLEISSYEAIYRVCIVEDAEMMNIPTANSFLKTLEEPPKNTVIILVTNRLSMLLPTIQSRCQPIYFKPLTRGVIEQLLRDKFDAEHALARTASRIANGSVKNAVRMLQGSAGVIRELAFELFDLAYRDQEYAFLNFSLRIREQLNAAFLADLISCVAFIVSDICIFGNNPEEITNVDKYELYKALKQDEEAFSEAAPEFLIALEDLKRKIDGNVNQYLILVGLFMRFRKLFRDTR